The Polaribacter sp. KT25b genome contains the following window.
TCCATTTTATTTCAAAATTGATTAAACTATTAAACGCTTTATCAAAATAATTGACTGTTTTATTACCAAAATCAAAAGCTTTTCCGTGAGAAATAGCATAATTATAAACTTCACCAACTAAATAAAAATCATCGTTATCAACTACTTTTTCAGCATTATTTTTCTTGTACTCTGCAAATGCAAAATCGCATTCTTGTTTAAACTCTTGCCAAACAAACTCTTCTGTATGTTTTACAGTATCAACTCTATAACCATCAATTCCGAATTCTGTAATATAATCTGTTAACCATTTCATTATGTAAAAACGTGGTGCTCTAGGGTGCCCAGTTCTTGCAAAAAAATCATCTAATTCTTTAAATTCTTGCTCATATCTACCTTCAGCTTTCCATTTTTCAATTAATTGAGGTGGCAATGCAACATTTTCATTACTTTCAGTTTTAATATCTGGTAAGTTTTTTACCAACGTACATGTAATGGTATTTTCGTAATTGTTATAGGCACATTGTGGACCAGTTCTTACCCAATCACTTGGCCAAACAGGATCTTTATCAGTTACAGGACCTGTATGATTAATTACAGCATCTAACAAAATACGAATTCCGTTTTTGTGTGCAACAGCTACCAATTCTTTTAAATCTTCTTTGGTTCCAAAATTCGGATCAATTTTAGTCCAATCTTTTGTCCAATAACCATGAAAACCATAAGAATTACCTGTACCCTCGTCTGTAGAACCGTGAATTTGTTCTACAATTGGAGTCATCCAAATGGCATTAATTCCTAAATCTGTAAAATACCCTTCTTTAATTTTTTGTGTAATTCCTTTAAGATCTCCACCTTCAAAACCACGTAATTTTCCAGTTTCTTTAGTTCTACCAAAATTAACATCGTTAGTGGTATCACCATTATTAAAACGATCTGTTAACAAGAAATAGATGTTGGCTGCTTCCCAAACAAATTCTTTTGTTTCCATTTTTACAATAGTTTTTGTTGACGATTTTTCTTGACAACTAATTAAAACCATTAAACTGATGATAAAGATGATATTTTTCATAATTATGTTTTTTAATTATTTTTTAACTTTAAAATAAAAGAATGCAATGGTTTTACATCTACTCTAACTGTAGCCTTATTATTTTTTACTTTTAAGGTTGATGTATATGTTTGATACAATTGATCTTCTAACTGATATTCACCCTCTTTTAAATTCCATTTTTCAATGATGTTTTGTGGTAAACCTAACTCAAATCCGTAGGTGTTTTCTGCATTAAAATTAGCAACGATAATCAATTTTTCACCACCTTTATAACGTACAAAAGAAACAACTTTATCATTGTACCACTCTGTGTTGTATCTGTTATGATGATGAATATCTTCATACTCGCCCATTAAAGCATCACTCTGAATTGTAAAGTTTAATAAACGCTTGTAAAAATCTCTTAAAGCCAATTCTTCTTTGGTAGATTGGCCACCATCAAATTGCTTATTGTTTACCCATCTTTGCAAAGTTGGTACGCCAATATAATCAAAAATTGAAGTTCTTGAAGGCGTTCCAAACCCTGCATTTTCAGAACCATCTTCTCCAAATTCTTGTCCAAAATAAACCATTGTAGGTGCAGTAGAAATGGTTGTAGAAACTACCATTGCTGGTTTACCTTTTAAAGCATTACCTGCAAATTCTGGACTTGCAATTCTTTGTTCATCGTGATTTTCTAAGAAATGCAACATATTGTGTTCAATATCTTTTAAATCATCTTGAATTTTAGCAATATTATCTGTAGAACCACGACCTTGCATTATGTTTTTTATGGTATCATACAACTGAACTTTGTCGTATAAATAATCCATTTTTCCTTTTTTGATATAATCTCTGTACAAATGTGGTTGATAAACTTCTGCCAATAAAAACGCATCCGAATTTTTCATTTTGATGGAAGAATTCATAAAACTCCAAAACTCAACAGGCACCATTTCTGCCATATCAAAACGAAAACCATCTACTCCTTTATCTAACCAATACAATGCAATATCTCTAAATTTAATCCAAGAATCTGGTATTTTTTTATCTTGCCAAAATTCAAAATGTTTTTTGTAATCTTCATTTTCAAAACTTTGTGGTAACTCAGCAAAATCTTTTTTTCCTTCTGGTGAAATTCCGTAATTTACTTTTACAGTTTCGTACCAATCGTAAAAATTTGGTTTAACTGAACGAGACCCATTTCCTGTCCATTTTGATGGGTTTTCATCAAACATTCCATCAGACAAAGGATGATTCTCTCCACCCAAAGGTTTGTAATTATTTAAAAAATCTGGAACTTGAAATTCTTTATTCGGATTGTAATAAAAGTTATTATCAACATCATAAACCACAGATGTATCATCGTCTGCACCAAAATCTACAACGCCTTCTGGATTAGAAACACTTTTATAATTTCTAGCAACGTGATTTGGTACAATATCAATAATTACTTTCAATCCATTTTTATGAGAACGTGCTATTAAGGCCTCAAATTCTTCTAATCTGTTTTCTACATTTACAGCCAAATCCGGATTTACATTGTAATAATCTTTAACAGCATAAGGACTTCCTGCTCTACCTTTTACCACATCTGGATCATCATTAGAAATCCCAAATTCTGTATAATCACGAATTACATCATGATGAGGAACACCTGTATACCAAATGTGTGTTACCCCTAAATCTTTAATTTCTGATAAGGCTTTGTCTGTAAAATCGTTAAACTTACCAACGCCATTTTCTTCAATAGTTCCCCAAGGTTTATTTGTGGTATTTGTATTCCCAAACAAACGCGTAAAAACCTGATAAACAACTGCTTTTTTCTTTACACTAGGATTTTTCATTTTCTTTTCTGATACTTTTTCTGATGTACAACCAATTATGATTGATAAAATTACAGCTAACGAATAAGGGTGTATTTTCTTCATAATTGATATTTATTTTAATGATATTTTAATTTTTAATTCTTTTTTGGGATTCCATTTTAACGGAATTGTAAGTGTATTTTCTTTAGATGAAATTCGAACTCTTTTACCATCAACTTTTATCTTTTTAGGATTGTATTTAATGTTATGAATAATTAGTTTGATTTCTTTTTCTGAAACTTTCCAATTTTTACCAAATTCTGCTTCAAAATCAATCTCTAAATATCTTTTTTCGAATTCTGCTTCAAATTCTAAAATTTCAAATTTATCTTTTTCAAAAGCATTTGCTGTTACCCCATCATCATTATAATAAGTTCTTTCAGAATTTTCTTTTTTATCTAAATAATAATGTAATTCTAATTGATCTGCTTTATAATTATCTGTAGATTCTACTAACTCACTCATCAAAATAAAAGAACCTCCTCTTACATAAGTTGGAATTGCTTTTTCTTTAACTTTAACCGTTTTTATCTGACCACCTTCAATTTTTTCTTCATTGTAATAAAAATTAAACCAATTTGCATTTTTTGGAAAGTAAATTTCTTTTGTTTTTACAGCTTCTTTTAAAATTGGTGTAATTAAAAAATCTTTTCCCCATAAATAAGTTGTTGAATTTGTCATCAAATTAGCATCATCTTCTTCAAAGAAAATAGGACGCATTAATGGCATTCCTTTTTGATTGTTTTCAAAAGCCAAATTGTAATTGTAAGGCAACATTTTATAACGCAACTCTATGGCTTTTTTTGCATATTTTTTAGCATAATCACTTCTAAAAACGGGTTCACTTGCCACATCTTCTTGTGCGTGAGGCCTAAAAATTGGTTGAAAAACACCATATTGCAACCAACGTACATATAAATTATCATCTAAATTTGCGCCTGCAAATCCGCCTAAATCTGAGTGCATATATCCCAAACCTTGCATACCCATTTGTAAGGCAATTTCTGGTTGAGACTGCAAACCACCCCAAGTTCTGTTTACATCTCCAGACCAAGGAATCATTCCAAATCGTTGCGAACCAGCAGCTCCTGCACGCATTAAAATAAAAGGTCTTTCAGTTGGATATTCTTTTTGATAACCTTCAAAAATTAATCGTGCCCAATCATGACCATACAAATTATGAATTTCATCTGCTTTTTTATCACTAAAATTCACCCAAGAAGGCAATACTTCTGGTTCTCCTAAATCTCCCCAAAGTCCTTTTGCACCAAAATTTAAAATTTCTTTATAAATGTTCCAAAACCAATTTTTACCTTCTTTTTTGTATATATTTACAATTCCAGTATTTCCAAAATAGAAATCGTATTTGGCAGGATTATTTACAGAATCTGTTGCTAAAACTTGCTTTTCTGCTGCTTCCTTCCATTTTTTAGAATTTGATAGAATAAATGGTTCTGTAATTAAAATGGTTTTAACTCCTTTGTCTTTTAATCTAGAAATCATCCCTTTCATATCTGGGAAAGAATCTTTGTCTACTTCTAAATTACCCATAGTTCCTTGTACTGTTTTTCCAAACCAATACAAGTCTAAGATAATCGCATCAACAGGTATATTTTCTTCTTGAAACTTATCAATGGTTGCTTCTGTTTCTTGTTGAGAATGATATCCAAATCTACTTGAAAAATTACCTAAAGTCCATCTTGGAGGCAAAGGTTGTTTCCCTGTTAAATTGGTATAATTTTCAATTAAATCTTGCCAAGAATCACCAACGATAACTTGATAGGTTTTACGTCCAGAAATCGTTTCGTAAGTTAACGAATTGTCTTTTTTACTGTCTAAATCTAAATATCCAATTGGAGCATTATCAAAATGAATCATATATTTTTTTGATGAAATTACTAACGGAATTGTAAAATTCATCAACTCAGATTTCGTTTCATATCCATAATGTGCTCTATTGTACAAAGGCAATCTGTAACCTCTTCTATTCATTCCTAAAGCTCTTGCTCCTGTTCCATATAAAACCTCATCATTGGTTAAATTGAATTCGATTTTTTCAGTTTTATCATATTCAATATTTCCTTTTACCAAATCTAAAGGAATGTGTTTGGATTTGTAATACCCTTGTTTTTCTGATGTTACAATTTCCCCTTTAAATTGATACGTTATTTGAAAAGGTTTGTGAGTGATATGGACTGAAATTCCATTCGTAGAAAAAACACTTTCTTTTTTTGAAATAACAGAAATCATTTCAACTTTTTCAGCCTCTAAAACAACTGCGTGAGAACTATTTAAAAACTCTTCTCCTTTTGGAATAAATGAAGTTTCAACAATTTTATCAGAATAAAATTTTAAAAGGTATTTACCATCATTTACATTAATTTCTAATCCGTTTTCGGTTTGCTTTACATCTTTAAAAATTCTATTTGAATTTTGAGCAAAAGAAATTTGTGTTATAAAAAGTAGGAAAAAAATTATTTTAAAATTCTTCATATTTAGTTATTATATAAGTTTTAGATAAAATTCTGATGAAAAATCGGAATCATTCTAACTGACAAATTGTTATAGTTTATATCTTAAAGGTTTAAAAAACTTTTGAATGCTCGTTTTTCCTAATTATTTTTTCAACAAAAAAGTTAACGGAATATCAATTCTATTTTGCCAAGAAATTTCTGAATGATCTGTTCCTTCAAAAAATAAGTTTTTGAAATTTGCTTCAGAATAATCATTATTTAAGAAAATAGAATCCACTTTTGGTGCATATTCCGGATAATATTGATCTAAAGTTTTGTTACCATAATCAAAATAGATTTTATGCGTTTTTGCATCAGGAACATTCTGTTCTAAATAGGTAAATATCGATTTTGGTAATGGATTATTTTCTACTGGTTGCGCGCCAACCCAATGTGTAGAAATACAAGCAGCACCTTCAAAAACGTCTGGATATTGAGAAATGGCATACATAGACATTAAACCGCCCATAGAAGATCCTGCCACAAACGTGTTTTCTTTATTGGTGTAAACTGAATAGGTTTTGTCTATGTATGGTTTTAAATCTTCGACTAAAAATTTTAGATATTCGTCACCTGTTAAATCTTCTGAAGTTACATCATTATTCGAAAAACTTTTTACTCTTTCAACCTCTTCTTTAGTTAAAAAATTCATTGCTTTTTCGGGATATAAATCTAACCATCTAATTGCAGGAATATTATGAATACCAACTACAATAAAATCTTTGGTTACTCCGTCTTTCATTAATTTTGAAGCCACCTCATCAATTTTCCATTCTTGTTTGTTCCAAGTGGTAGTTTCATCAAACAACATTTGACCATCGTGCATATATAAAACAGCATATTTTTTTTCTGATGAATAGCCTTCTGGCAACCAAACATCTACTGGTCTTGGAGTTATGTATTTAGTTGGAAAAGAATCTATTCTAATTAATTTTCCAGCAAATAAATTGACCGAATCTAAAACTACAGCAGTAATTTTTGGTTTTTGAATTTCTTCTTTTACCTTTTCTTGCTTAGCTTGTTTGCAAGAAAATAACAACACAATTGAAAATAATATTGATAGATATTTCATAATTATTAATTTTTAAAACTGTTCTCGATACAATTTCGAAGAAAAATCGAAATCACTCGAACTGACAATACTGAAAATTTAATTAAAATTTTGTCGTTAAAATTACGCTTCCTTTTTCTGATAGTTGAATAGCATCTTTCCATAAAAACGCTTCACCTGTAATTATATTTTTTAAAGTTTTACCTTCTAAACCAACTTCTTTATAACGTTTTAAATCAATAGTAATTGGTTTTTCATTTTTGTTGATGATATGCACTACAGTTTCATCATTTTTAGTTCTGAATAAGAAATATGTATTCATAAATGGTGCAAAATGAATTGTTTTTCCTTCTTGAATTGCCTTACTATTTTTACGATAATTTAAAACTTTACTTACAAAATTTTGCATCGATTTTTGATCATCAGTTAAACCTAAACCCGTAAAAGCATTTATTTTATCGCCTTTAAATCCACCAGGAAAATCTGTTCTAATCAATCCATGGTCTCCAGGATTTGCAGTATCATTCATTAAAATTTCTGTTCCGTAATAAATTTGCGGAATTCTAGGTAACATTAACATATAACCCAACGCCATTTTTGCTTTAACAACATCTTCTTCTAAAGCTGTAAACATTCTATTTTCATCATGATTATCAAGGAAAATCATAATATCTTCTGGAGTAGCATAATGGAAATCATTTGCTAAACCTTCGTATAACTTTACCAAACCTTTATCCCAAGATTCTTCTTCGTTAATTCCCTCAATAATTGCTTTTTGCATTGGGAAATCCATTGTAGATTTTAAATTAGATTGATATCCATCTTTGTTTTTAGCACCTTTTTGCCAGTAACCTACTAATAAAGGATTGTAACTCCATTCTTCACCAACAATTGAAAAATTTGGATATTCTTCCATAATAGCACCTGCCCAATTTGCCATAAAATCTTTGTCTGGATAAGGATAAGTGTCTTGTCTAATTCCGCCTAAACCTAAAGTTTCTATCCACCAAATTGAATTCTGAATTATGTAATTCGCCATAAAGGGATTTCTTTGATTTAAATCTGGCATTGTAGATACAAACCAACCTTCATTATTTCCTTTTCTATCGCTTTCTGACGCGTATAAATCTTGATTTGTTGTTCTTCTATGATTTGAATTGATATTGGTTTCGTTGTTCCAATTTTTAATATTCTCTTCGTAATTTTTTTGATGATTTACCCAATCTTCAAAAGGTAAATCCTTCATCCACCAGTGTTCTAAACCACAATGATTTGCAACCTGATCCATAATTAATTTCATTCCTTTTTCTCTTAATTTATCAGCTAAATTTTTATAGTCAGATAAATTTCCAAAACGAGGATCTACTTTATAATAATCTGTAATTGCATAACCATGATACGAACCCTGGTACATATTATTTTCTAAAACAGGAGTTGGCCAAACTGTTGTAAAACCTAAATCTGAAATGTAATCTATTCCTTTGATAATTCCTTGTAAATCGCCTCCATGACGTTTGTACCCATTAGTTCTATCAATAGTAGTTTCGTTTAAGTTTTGGTTGATGTCATTGCTATCATCAGCATTTGTAAAACGATCTGGAGTAATTAAATAAATAGCATCTGTACTGTTAAAACCTTCATATTCATCTGCAGTTTTTTGTCTTTGTTTTAACTCGTAAGTGTGTTTTTTTGTGGTTTGATCATCAAAAGTAAAAGTGATGTCAAATTTTCCTGATTTTGTAGTTGCATCAATATCTAAATCAAGAAATAAATAATTATTGCTTTTTGCTTGGTTTACTTTTTTAATAGTAACTCCTGGGTAAGAAATTGATGGTTTAGATTGCCCAATATTTTCTTCTTTTACTAATAACTGGAGTGAAGTATTTTTCATATTTACCCACCAGTGAAGAGGTTCTACTCTTTCTAAAAAAGTGTTAGAAACTGAAACTTCAGAAACATCTTTTTTGGTTTCTGTATTGTTACAGGAAATAAAAATGATTACTGATAAGACTAAAAAAATGTTTCTGAAATGTTTCATAATTTCTTTTAAATATATTTATTTAGGAGATACTGTTACTTGTTCTCCGTTTACTAAAATGTTAATTTCTTTGGTTCCTTCTAATTCAAATTGAGTTCCATTTTGGCTAACATTAACCGTAATTACTTGTTGTCTAAAGTTTACTTTAAACGAGTAAGAATCCCATCCTTTAGGAATTTTTGGCGAAAAAGAAAGTGAATTATCTACAACTCTCATTCCTCCAAAACCTTCTACAATACTCATCCAAGTACCAGCCATAGATGTAATATGTAAACCTTCTTCTACTTCGTGATTGTAATCATCTAAATCTAAACGAGACGTTCTTAAATAGAAAGTATACGCTTGCTCCATTCTATCTAATTTTGCTGCCTGAATACTGTGTACACAAGGCGAAAGTGAACTTTCGTGCACTGTAAATGGCTCGTAAAAATCGAAATGACGCTCTAATTCTTCTGTAGAAAAATGATCTTCGAACATATAAAAACCTTGCAAAGTATCTGCTTGCTTTATGTAAGGAGAACGTAAAATTCTATCCCAACTCCATTTCTGGTTAATTGGTCTTTGGCTCTGATCTAAATCTGCAACAGTAATTAATTCTTTGTCTAAGAAACCATCTTGTTGTAAGTATACATTGTGTTTTTCAGAAAAAGGGAAATACATATTATCAGCAACATTTTTCCAAGAAGCCAATTCTTCATCAGTAATATTTACTTTTTCTTTAATTCTGATAAAATCAGAAATATGATCGTTTTTAACAATATCAATATTCTCTAAGGCATATTCTATACACCATTTTGCAATGTAATTTGTGTAGAAATTATTGTTGATGTTATTCTCATATTCATTTGGCCCTGTTACACCTAACATTACAAACTTATCTTTATCTGTAGAAAAGTTGACTCTTTGATGCCAAAAACGTGCAATACCAATTAAAACTTCTAAACCTTTTTCTGGAATGTAAGAATAATCTTCTGTAAAACGATGGTAATTATAAATTGCAAAAGCAATAGCACCATTTCTATGGATTTCTTCGAAAGTGATTTCCCATTCGTTATGGCATTCTTCACCATTCATAGTAACCATTGGATACAATGCAGCTCCGTTTTTAAAACCAAGTTTTTCTGCATTTTCGATCGCTTTTTCTAAATGATTATATCTGTACTCTAACAAAGTTCTTGCTACAGATTGATCTTTGGTTGCCATATAAAAAGGAATACAATATGCTTCTGTATCCCAGTAGGTGCTTCCTCCGTATTTTTCTCCAGTAAATCCTTTGGGACCGATGTTTAAAGAAGCATCTGTACCTAAATAGGTTTGATTTAATTGAAAAATATTAAAACGGATACCTTGTTGTGCTTCTACATCTCCTTCTATGGTGATGTCTGACATGCTCCATATTTTAGCCCAAGCTTCTTTTTGAATTACTAACAAAGCATCAAAACCTAAACCTACAGCTTTATCTAAAGCCGTTTTTGCTGCAGCAACTAATTCGTCTTTATCGTGATTTCGATCTACAACATAACCACCAAATTTATGGATAGTATATGTTTGATCTTTCTTAATTTCTTGTTGATATTTATTAGCCGTAAAATTGCTTGATTGCTCATTAACACAATTTGTAGTTACCTCATTATTATCAATAAATAATTTAGATTCCATAAAAGTACATGTATAAAAATGTGTCTTCATGGTTCTCGCCTCTATAAAAGACTGATGATTGTCTTGAGAAACTCCTAAAACATCCCAAAATTGATCATCCCAATTGGTATCTTCATTGGTAATACCAGCATCTAAGTAAGGAATATAGGTTATACTAACATCGTTACTTAAAGGCGTAATACTGTAATTAATTGCGCCTATTTCATCGAATTCTAAACTTAAAAAACGTTTGGTATCTACTTTAATTTTGATGTCGTTTTGTAAAACGGCCTCAAAACTTCTAGACAACCAACCTTCTTGCATGTTTAGTTCTCTTTTAAAATTTAAAACTTCTTTACACGTATGTAAATCTAGTTTCTCATCGTTTACTAAAACGTTAATTCCTATCCAATTTGGAGCATTTAAAACTTTTGCAAAATACTCTGGATAACCGTTTTTCCACCATCCAACACGTGTTTTATCAGGATAATAAACACCATCAATGTAACTTCCTTGAAAGGTTGGACCTGTATATTCTTCTTCAAAATTTGCTCTTTGTCCCATAGCACCATTACCAATGCTAAATAAACTTTCTGAAGATTTTACCATTTCTGCATCGAATCCTTCTTCAAGAATCGACCACTCATTTGGTTGTATATAAACTTGATTCATTTTATTTTTCTATTAAATCTTTAATAAAATTGGTACTGATTTCTGTGAAATCATTAAAATTAAATTGCGCTTCTGTAAGTACATTTTTGTCACCAATACCAATACTTATCATTTTAGCAGCATTGGCTGCTTGTACACCAGCAACTGCATCCTCAAATACCACACAATCATCTGCATGAACACCTAATTGTTTTGCGGCTAATAAAAATACTTCTGGATCTGGCTTTGCCTTTGTAACATGATTACCATCTACAATTGCATCAAAATAAGGTAACAAACCAACTTTTTCTAAAATAGGTTTTGCATTTTTACTTGCAGATCCTAAAGCAATTGGTATGTTATTTTCTTTTAAAAACTGTAATACTTTTGGTACATCAGGTAGTATTTCTGATGCATCCATATTTTTTATAAATTCTAAATAATCGACATTTTTGTCAATCATCCATTTATCAAACTCTTCTTGTGTTGCTTCTCTTTTTCCAATTTCTAATAAAATTTCTAAACAACGTTTTCTACTAACTCCTTTAAAGAGTTCGTTTTGTTCTTCTGTAAATTCGAAACCTAATTGGTTAGCTAATTTTTTCCAAGCTAAATAATGATATTTGGCGGTGTCTACGATTACACCATCCAAATCAAAAATAAATCCTTTTTTCATCTAATTTGTTTTTATTACATCATCTACATCTTTTACTTTGTAGACTAACGCTGCTGCGATTAAGAAACTAATACCGCTAATAAGTAATGCAAAGATTGCCTGATTGTTATAAGCGTATTTTACTAATGGACCACCAATTAAGGCGTTAATAATTTGAGGAATTACAATAAAGAAATTAAAAATCCCCATATAAACTCCCATTTTTTTAGCGGATATAGAACCTGCTAAAATTGCATAAGGCATAGCTAAAATACTTGCCCAAGCAATACCTACACCAATCATAGAAAGGATTAACCAGTTTTCGTTTGGCATAATGTAAATTGATAAAAGACCTAAACCACCAATAATTAAGGAAACAGAATGCGTTCTTTTTCTTCCTATTTTCTTAGCGATATATGGTAATGCGAATGCATAAAGTGCTGAGACTAAATTGTAGATACCAAAAAGGATACCAACCCAATCTCCTGCATTTTGATAGGTTTTACTGCTACTATCTGTAAAAGGCAACCCATAAATGTGTTGCGCTATTGCAGGTGTAGCAAAAACCCACATCCCAAAAAGACCAAACCAAGAAAAGAACTGCACCCAACTTAATTGACGCATTGTTGTTGGCATTTTTTTGAAATCATCAAAAATATCCATCAAACTAGAGTTTTCTTCTTCGTTTGTAGAAATTGTATCTGAATCTTTATCAAAACTTGCCAATTCTTCTGGTGAATACTCCTTAGTTGTAAAAATGGTAACTAAAATCGAAATAATTAAAATTACAGCACCAATTACAAAAGACCAAATAAGATTTTG
Protein-coding sequences here:
- a CDS encoding alpha/beta hydrolase; this translates as MKYLSILFSIVLLFSCKQAKQEKVKEEIQKPKITAVVLDSVNLFAGKLIRIDSFPTKYITPRPVDVWLPEGYSSEKKYAVLYMHDGQMLFDETTTWNKQEWKIDEVASKLMKDGVTKDFIVVGIHNIPAIRWLDLYPEKAMNFLTKEEVERVKSFSNNDVTSEDLTGDEYLKFLVEDLKPYIDKTYSVYTNKENTFVAGSSMGGLMSMYAISQYPDVFEGAACISTHWVGAQPVENNPLPKSIFTYLEQNVPDAKTHKIYFDYGNKTLDQYYPEYAPKVDSIFLNNDYSEANFKNLFFEGTDHSEISWQNRIDIPLTFLLKK
- a CDS encoding alpha-amylase family protein, which gives rise to MKKIHPYSLAVILSIIIGCTSEKVSEKKMKNPSVKKKAVVYQVFTRLFGNTNTTNKPWGTIEENGVGKFNDFTDKALSEIKDLGVTHIWYTGVPHHDVIRDYTEFGISNDDPDVVKGRAGSPYAVKDYYNVNPDLAVNVENRLEEFEALIARSHKNGLKVIIDIVPNHVARNYKSVSNPEGVVDFGADDDTSVVYDVDNNFYYNPNKEFQVPDFLNNYKPLGGENHPLSDGMFDENPSKWTGNGSRSVKPNFYDWYETVKVNYGISPEGKKDFAELPQSFENEDYKKHFEFWQDKKIPDSWIKFRDIALYWLDKGVDGFRFDMAEMVPVEFWSFMNSSIKMKNSDAFLLAEVYQPHLYRDYIKKGKMDYLYDKVQLYDTIKNIMQGRGSTDNIAKIQDDLKDIEHNMLHFLENHDEQRIASPEFAGNALKGKPAMVVSTTISTAPTMVYFGQEFGEDGSENAGFGTPSRTSIFDYIGVPTLQRWVNNKQFDGGQSTKEELALRDFYKRLLNFTIQSDALMGEYEDIHHHNRYNTEWYNDKVVSFVRYKGGEKLIIVANFNAENTYGFELGLPQNIIEKWNLKEGEYQLEDQLYQTYTSTLKVKNNKATVRVDVKPLHSFILKLKNN
- a CDS encoding glycoside hydrolase family 13 protein, coding for MKHFRNIFLVLSVIIFISCNNTETKKDVSEVSVSNTFLERVEPLHWWVNMKNTSLQLLVKEENIGQSKPSISYPGVTIKKVNQAKSNNYLFLDLDIDATTKSGKFDITFTFDDQTTKKHTYELKQRQKTADEYEGFNSTDAIYLITPDRFTNADDSNDINQNLNETTIDRTNGYKRHGGDLQGIIKGIDYISDLGFTTVWPTPVLENNMYQGSYHGYAITDYYKVDPRFGNLSDYKNLADKLREKGMKLIMDQVANHCGLEHWWMKDLPFEDWVNHQKNYEENIKNWNNETNINSNHRRTTNQDLYASESDRKGNNEGWFVSTMPDLNQRNPFMANYIIQNSIWWIETLGLGGIRQDTYPYPDKDFMANWAGAIMEEYPNFSIVGEEWSYNPLLVGYWQKGAKNKDGYQSNLKSTMDFPMQKAIIEGINEEESWDKGLVKLYEGLANDFHYATPEDIMIFLDNHDENRMFTALEEDVVKAKMALGYMLMLPRIPQIYYGTEILMNDTANPGDHGLIRTDFPGGFKGDKINAFTGLGLTDDQKSMQNFVSKVLNYRKNSKAIQEGKTIHFAPFMNTYFLFRTKNDETVVHIINKNEKPITIDLKRYKEVGLEGKTLKNIITGEAFLWKDAIQLSEKGSVILTTKF
- a CDS encoding TIM-barrel domain-containing protein, with amino-acid sequence MKNFKIIFFLLFITQISFAQNSNRIFKDVKQTENGLEINVNDGKYLLKFYSDKIVETSFIPKGEEFLNSSHAVVLEAEKVEMISVISKKESVFSTNGISVHITHKPFQITYQFKGEIVTSEKQGYYKSKHIPLDLVKGNIEYDKTEKIEFNLTNDEVLYGTGARALGMNRRGYRLPLYNRAHYGYETKSELMNFTIPLVISSKKYMIHFDNAPIGYLDLDSKKDNSLTYETISGRKTYQVIVGDSWQDLIENYTNLTGKQPLPPRWTLGNFSSRFGYHSQQETEATIDKFQEENIPVDAIILDLYWFGKTVQGTMGNLEVDKDSFPDMKGMISRLKDKGVKTILITEPFILSNSKKWKEAAEKQVLATDSVNNPAKYDFYFGNTGIVNIYKKEGKNWFWNIYKEILNFGAKGLWGDLGEPEVLPSWVNFSDKKADEIHNLYGHDWARLIFEGYQKEYPTERPFILMRAGAAGSQRFGMIPWSGDVNRTWGGLQSQPEIALQMGMQGLGYMHSDLGGFAGANLDDNLYVRWLQYGVFQPIFRPHAQEDVASEPVFRSDYAKKYAKKAIELRYKMLPYNYNLAFENNQKGMPLMRPIFFEEDDANLMTNSTTYLWGKDFLITPILKEAVKTKEIYFPKNANWFNFYYNEEKIEGGQIKTVKVKEKAIPTYVRGGSFILMSELVESTDNYKADQLELHYYLDKKENSERTYYNDDGVTANAFEKDKFEILEFEAEFEKRYLEIDFEAEFGKNWKVSEKEIKLIIHNIKYNPKKIKVDGKRVRISSKENTLTIPLKWNPKKELKIKISLK
- a CDS encoding alpha-amylase family glycosyl hydrolase is translated as MKNIIFIISLMVLISCQEKSSTKTIVKMETKEFVWEAANIYFLLTDRFNNGDTTNDVNFGRTKETGKLRGFEGGDLKGITQKIKEGYFTDLGINAIWMTPIVEQIHGSTDEGTGNSYGFHGYWTKDWTKIDPNFGTKEDLKELVAVAHKNGIRILLDAVINHTGPVTDKDPVWPSDWVRTGPQCAYNNYENTITCTLVKNLPDIKTESNENVALPPQLIEKWKAEGRYEQEFKELDDFFARTGHPRAPRFYIMKWLTDYITEFGIDGYRVDTVKHTEEFVWQEFKQECDFAFAEYKKNNAEKVVDNDDFYLVGEVYNYAISHGKAFDFGNKTVNYFDKAFNSLINFEIKWNAKQMAEEAVFEKYDSILQNDLKGYGVLNYMTSHDDGQPFDKERKMPFKTATMLFLTPGTAQVYYGDESARPLIIEGTVGDATLRSFMNWDAINTDVETQKIMKHWQKLGQFRVNHTAVGAGKHQLISDENGLVFSRIRNADKIVAGINLSKGKKEIDVASVFENGAVLNDFYSNQEVNVVDGKVTVNSEFDIVLLELK